The window CGTGCGGTACCAGCGCAGTTCGGCCGTAGGCAGCATTTCGCCGGTAGCCAGGGCCTGGTACAGCATGGGGGCGGCCTTGGTCAGCGAGCAGGTGAAGGCCAGCGGTTCATGTACGCGCTGGCCCGAGGCCTGGCCGCTTTGCGGATCGGTGGGGGTCTTGATGCGATGGTCGACGGCCTGGACCAGGATCTCGTCTTCGTGACCTTCGACATAACCGTTGCCGACCGAGTCGCTGGTGAAGGCACCCTGGGTGATATGGCCCTGGGTTTTCCCGTGGATGCTGATGTATGCCGGTGTTGCCATGACAAGCTCCTTGTCGTGAGGGTAGGGCGACTTGACGGTCGCCTGGTACGTGGCCCTGCCGGGCCGGGTCTTTTCGGCTGCTCAGGGGGAGCGCGGCGAGATCGCGCTAAAGTTTGAGCAGCTTGTCCAGTGAGGCCAGCACTTCGCGTGTAATGGCGCTCAGGTGCAGGTGGTAGGCTGTATAGGTGGCCGACGATACGAGTCCAGCGATGGCCCAGGGCGTCCACAGCGGCCAACGGCGCCTGAACCGGTAGTCGCGCGAGGCGACATTGGCCAGTGGCTCGCTCAGTTGCCCGGTTACTTCGCCACGCAGTGGACGCAGGAGGCCGTGCAGTCGGGTGATGATCTTCTGGGCTTCGTCATCGCCACCGGCCAGTTGGCCGTATTTGCCCCGGGTACCCAGGCACAGGCACAGGTACATGAACTCCAGTGCATGCTGGTACCGGCGGGGGTCGACGCTCAGGAGCGCCAGCAGGGTGAAGAATTTCTCGCCGCCCCAGCTTTCCTGGTGAAAAGCGCCGAGCAGCGAGCGTTCGCTCCAGGAGGAGGACCGGCCCCACGGAGTGCTCATGACCGTCTCATCGAGCAACAGGCATAGCGCATAGGAGTAGGCCTGCAGGGTGTCGAGGTCGTAATCCAGCTGGCGGACCTCTTCCATCACCGTGCCGACCTGGCTGTGGATGCTCTGGTAGAAGGCCGGCACGTCAGCGTGCGTATCCAGGGTGCGTACGTGCAGTGCCAGGCCCAACAGGGGCATGGCGGCATCGCACAGGGGATTCCAGGCCAGGCCGCGCAGTTGGAACTGTGAGTCATTCATCCCTTTCACTCCTGATGGCCCAGAACTGCAGTTCCAGTTCCGGGAACTCGCTGGCGATATGGAAACTGAACCCGCTGCCGTCTTTCAGGTTGCTCCAGTCCGGATGGTGACGGTCGAGCTCGAAGTAGCTGAAGCCCGCGTGGAAGGGCAGGTAGCGGGGCACCACCGGCAGTGGGATCAGCGGGATGCCGGGCAGTTGCTGGTTGATCAGGCGGTTGAGGTTTTCCGTGGAACTGACCCTGACCTGCAGGGGGAACTGCTGGCGCAAGGTTTCCAGCGGCAACGCGGCACGAGCCGCGACGACGAAATCGGAGTCGACCAACAGGCGCTTGTCGAGGAGTGGGGCGTTCATCACGCCGAACGGCTGGCGTTCAATTGGCAACGACACCGCGCGGGCTCGCAACACCGTGCTCAGGGCTCGGCGCAGGGTATGCTCAAGGGCCATGAATGACTCGCGCAGATTGTCATGCTGGTAGGCTGGGTACACTTGGGGCAGGCGGCCCTCGTCGGTGAAGGTCGCCAGTTCGCCGCACGCCTGGGCGAACGTGGTGTAGAGCTGCGCCGGGTGCACATGGTGCTGGCAGGCCAGGTGCTGGAACAGCGGGAACAGGCGGTTGAGGGTTTGCAGCAGGTTGAAGTCGGTGACGTCGGCCACTGCCGATTGCCCGGGCGAAGCGATACGTTCGGCCAGCAGGCCGGCCCGTGCACGCATCAGCCCGGTGACTTCGCCGAGGTAGCGTTGCAACGCCGGCACCGCCTGCAGTGACAGGCTGGTGGGGTAGAAGTTTTCATCCATCACCAGGCTGCCGCCCGGGCGTTTGTCGAGGATCTTGCCCAGGGCGATATGGGTAAAGGCGCTGCGCTCGTTCGTGTCGAGCATCAGTTGCAGGTTCGGTAGCGCCAGGTCGATCGACACCTGGTCGCCATCGATGCTCTGGGTGTCATGCACCGCCTGGCGGTGGGCGATGTAGCGGCTGTTGGCGTATTGCTCGGGCCAGCGCACTTCCAACAGGCTGTCGCTGCCCAGCGGCAAGGCCAAGATGACCACCTTGCCGATTGCGCTGCTGTCGGCGATCTCCAGCGGCGCCGGTGGCGGCAGGTCATTGGGAATATCGAAGACCGTGCCGTCGGGCATGATGCCTCGGGCCCGGATGATGGCGATCTTGCCGAAGCTCAGGAACTCGCTGTTCAGTTGCAGTTCGGTGAAGCCATACAGGCTGTCGTTGAGGCTGCTCAGGCGTTGCTGCACGGCGACTTCGGCGGCCCGGGCCTGTTGCTGGAAGTGCTGGGGCTTGACGAACAGGCCCTCGTGCCAGATGACGGGATGGGGTGAACTCATCGACGGATTTCCTGTGCAAGGAGGAGTGAAGGTGGACTCATCGGGTTTCGCCCTTGAGCTCGACCTGCAGGTCGCCCAGGTGCACCAGCAGCGCGTATTGGCGGCCCTTGGGCTCGACGCGCAGCACCTGTTTCCACTGGCTGGCATCGCTGCTTTGGTAAACGGCGAACACCGCGACGAAATGGGCGCTTTCGTCGAGAGCCCGCAGGTCGATGAATTTGAATTGGCCGGGGTCGAGCTGGTAGTCGTCGGCGTGGATCAAGGTGCTGCCCAGGGCCTTTTTCGGGTCGGCGATCAAGGCCATGCGCTGGGCACCCTGCAGCATCGAGTCGTCGCGCAGTTGCAGCACCTTGAAGGCGATGGGGCTGGCGATCACCTGGGGGCCGGCCTGCTGGTCCGGCAGGGAGAGCTCGACACCCGGAGCGTCGTACTCGGCCAGTCGATAGGGTTCGACTGGCGACATGCCCGTGGCGGTCGCGTCCGTCAGCGGCGACTGCGCCGGAATGTCCTGATGGATGTGGGTCAGTAGCGACTGCAGCCTTTGCGTCAGGTCCTGTGGGCTGTCGGCTTGCACATTCAACGTATAGCTCGGGATCAGGGGCGTGCCAGAGGAGTCGAACTCCGGGACCACCAGGCGCGGATTGACGTTGCCGTCGGCATACAGGCTCAGGGAGTAGAGGCTGGGTTGGTCGCCGGGAGCACCGACCGGGATCGACGGTGTCCAGATCACCTGGCCAATCTTGCCCAGCATCGTGCAGCCTGCCAAAGGCAGGCACGCCAGCAGCAACAGGTTCAGTCGGGCATGACGGGCGGCCGTCAGCAGCCGATCTGGACGGAAGACCTTCATGCACGCCCCCGGATGCGCACCTGCGCCGGGCGCCGGTGTGCCTGGCGCTCGATGAAGCTGGTCCAACCCAGGTGGGTACCGTCCTGGCGTTGCAGGTTGAACGGTGGCACGTCCTCTTCGCGCAGGCCCAGTTCAAGGTCATAGGCGGTGACGTCGCGTAGCAGGAAATCCATCAACTGGCGTAGCCGTCCGTACTGTTCGCCGCTGGGCAGGAACTGGCGAAAGCGCGGCTGGGTCAACCCGGCAATGACCAGAGTGAAGTGACTGGAACGGGTCCGGCTGCGTTCGCCCAGCACGAGGTCCGCGCCCAGGGTGCCGTTGGCGGTTCCCAGCAACAGCCGTTGAGCTTGCGGCAACCTGATGCTGCGTGCCTCGAACTCGCGGATATGGACATCGCCCAGGTCGAAGCAATGGGCGACGATCCCGGACACCACCGAGGGCGAGCGGCTGCGGCTGGCGATCAGCCCGGTAAAACTGAGCAGGCGCGCCCAGGGCAGGGGTGTCGAGCCGCGCAGTTCGCTGTCGTTCAGGCCGATCAGGGAGAACACATAGCGGGAAAAACGGTCGCTGGCCTGAGCCTGGAAGCGGATGTGGTAGCGATACTTGCGCCAACTGAGGTGCAGCAGGGTAAGCAGGCGATGATTGAAAAAGTCCAGGAACGCGGGGCGAATACCCAGCCCCTGTGCCTGTTCGTATGCCAGGCGATCCAGGTAGTAGGCCGGCAGCGGTGAGTCGGGGCCGTGCAGGCCGAGAAAGCTGGTCAGGACCCTGTAGCGAGCTTCAGGTTCGGGAACCGTGCTGTCGTCCAGGTGTTCGGCGAGCAACACGTCGGCGGCTGGAAACCCCAGCCCGGCATGGCTTTGCAGGCGAATTCGACGGCTGGCCCGACTCGACGACCCAGCCTCCAGGTCGTCGGCGTGCAGGCCATGCAGGTGTTCCACCAGGCGGTGGAACGAGGTGTTACGCGCGTCGGCCAGCAGGAGGCCGGCTAGATCACGGGTTGTCTGCCGCTCAACAGTGGCCATTCATAATGCTCGTTGTTGGTGGTATTGATCACTTCCAGGCGATGGAAGGAATTGATGCTGGCGTAGAGGGCGAAGAACCGCGACAGCACGCTGGCGAACAGGTACAGCTCGCCCTCGCAAAGAAAGGCTTGCTGGTCCAGTTTCAGGCGAGTGTGCATGCCGCGCACCGGCAGGCCCTTCATCAGCCAGTCGACCGGGATGGTGGTGGCTTCGCCGATGCCGTCCAGGCGCTTGCGTGTGGCGCGGGCCTGCTGCAGGTCGTGCAGCGCAGCGAAGTCGTAGGCGCGGATGACCGCCTTGAGCGGCTCGGCCGACAGCAATGACAGGTAGTTCAGTGACAGGTTGGAGATCAGTGTCCAGTGCAGGCTGCTGTCGAGTATCGGCCGATAGGTGCGGGTCGGGGCGGTCAGGTTGGTGTAGGTGGCAAAGGACGGGGTGTCCTCGTTGGACAGCGACAGGTCGCCGACACCGAGCAGTTGGGGCAGGTCGCCATTGCTGCAGGTCAGGTCGATCGATGCGGTTTCCATTTTGCCGACGTGCAGGCGTTCGTCATCGCGCATGAAAGCGATACGGTGTTGAAGCCCCGCGCGCCCATGGCTGGCCTCGATATGGCTGCGAAAGTACAGCGCGGGGCGCCCCTGGGCCTGTTCCACCTCGTGTTGGAACGACTCGAACGGCCTGTACACCCGAACGGAATCATCCGAGCCCTGCCTCTCGCAAGGCGGGTTGCCGAGCACCTGGTCGATGCTGAAAATTTCGTAGGCCTCGGCACGACCGCCGCTGGGCCGGACACGGTATTCCAGGCTTTTCCCGTCGAGCGTGATGGGTTCGGCATGATGTTGGAACAGATTGACGGCCGGGGTACAGAACAGGTGCAGGTCGCTGGTGCGCAGCCGGGTATTGGGCGGCATGGGCCGCGAAAACTGAAACTCGATGCGAAATTGTGTTGTGCAGAGGTCGGGCCAGATCCGCGACAGCCGCTCCAGGCTGAAGAAATGGAAGCGCTGCGGGAAGACGAAATATTCCTGGAGGATCCGGTAACCATCGAAGGCATTGCGCGGGTACGGCAACAGCGCCTCCTCGGCGGTGAAACCGGGGAAACCCACATCCTGCGGGTTCATCTCGTATTGCTGGTCGGCCACATGCAGTGTCAATTTCTTCAGGTAGCGGGCGATCCACAGGTACAGGGTCTGCGCCGTGGCTTCGTCACCACCCAGGTAGAACTCCAGCCGATCGCAGCCCAACTGGTCGAGTGGCTGTTTCGTCAGGACGGCCAGGTCGACGCGCAGGGTCGAGGCCTCGCGGCTATGAGCGTCGCTGACCTCCAGCACGGCCAGGGGGTACAGGTTGATCTCGGTGCAGGTACGGAACTCGCAACTGACGCCTTTTAGCGGCTGGGTAAACAGCCGTGTGCCCTTGGGCAGGACCTGCTGCTGGCTGATCGTTTCGAGTAATGGGGTAAAGCGTACGATCGTGGTGCTGGGCAGGGGGCGCAGGTAATTGGGCCAGAGCATCTGCAGCAGCGAGTGGGTCAGCTCCGGCAGGTCATCGTCGATCTTCATGCGTAGTCGAGCGGTGAGAAAGGCAAAACCCTCCAGCAGCCGTTCCACATCCGGGTCGTTGGCCTGCTCGCCGAGAAACCGCGCCAGTTGCGGGTTGTCCTCGGCAAACTCCCGGCCCAGCTCGCGCAGGTAGATCAGTTCTTCGCGAAAGCGTTCTTTCAAGTCCATGCTGTTCTCACAGGCCTCAGGTCCATCACGGCGTTCAGGTGACGCGGGTGTATCGATCGCGGTTATCCAGGGTCACGCCGATCTGGAGCGGGCCAACCCGGCCCGGCCCCAGGCACACCTGGCAGTCAAGTTGGAAATTCAGCACCAGCGGCTGCTCCCGGTCCGGTTGAAAACGCACCGCGACCACCTGGACCCGCGGCTCGAACGCTTCGATCGAACGGCGGATGTCGTCGCTGATGGCACGCGCCAGGTCGCCCCCTTCCGGGGCGGCTTCGTTGAGGTCGCGCAGTCCCAGTTCGGGGTTGCTTTGCGCAGAGCCGCGACGCACGTTGAACAACTGTTCCAGATGGCGCTTGATCGCACTGATGCATTGACCGTAGGGTTGTTCACCCTCATGACGCGGGCCGGACTCCAGGCGCTCGAACAGGCTGAGGCCAACCACTTACTGGGCATCCAGCCGGCCAACCAGGGAGATTTCGAAATTGGCGCCCATGTACTTGAAGTGCGGGCGAACCGCGAGGGCGACCTGGTACCAGCCCGGGTTGCCGGCAACCTCCTGCACCTCGATCCGCGCGCTGCGCAGGGGGCGTCGGCTACGCACATCGGTGCTGGGGTTGTCCTGGTCGGCGATGTACTGCTTGAGCCACTTGCCCAGTTCGCGTTCCAGGTCCTGGCGTTCCTTCCAACTGCCGATCTGTTCGCGTTGCAGGACCTTGATGTAGTGGGCCAGGCGACTGACGATGAACAGGTAGGGCAATTGGGTGCCCAGCCGGTAGTTGGTCTGGGCTTCCTGGCCTTCGGCGGTCCTGGGGAAGAGCTTGGGTTTCTGTACCGAGTTGGCCGAGAAGAACGCGGCGTTGTCGCTGTTCTTGCGTAGCGTCAGTGGGATGAAGCCGGCTTCGGCCAGTTCATATTCCTTGCGGTCGGAAATCAGTGCTTCGGTGGGAATCTTGGCCTGCAACTGGCCCAGGGACTCATAGAGATGAACTGGCAGGTCGTCCACCGCACCGCCCGATTGCGGGCCGATGATGTTCGGGCACCATCGGTAGCGGGCGAAACTGTCGGTGATGCGACTCGCCATCAGGAAGGCCGTGTTGCCCCAGAGGTAGTTGTCGTGCTGACCCTCGATGGTCTCGTCGTAGCTGAAGCTGCGCACCGGGTTCTCGATATCGTGGTACGGGGCACGCAGCAGGAAGCGTGGCAATGTCGCGGCCAGGTACTTGGCGTCTTCCTGTTCGCGCAGGGCGCGCCACTTGGTGTGGCCAGGGCCCTCGAAGATGTCGTTGATTTCCTTGAGGCCGGGCAACTCCTGGAAACTCTTGATGTTGAAGAACTCGGGCCCTGCGGCCATCACGAACGGGGCATGGGCCATGGCGCCCACCGAGGCGACGTAGCCGAGCAGGCGGATGTCCGGGGAGGAGGGGCCGAAGGTGTAGTTGCCAATCATCGCGGCGATCGGCTCGCCACCGAACTGGCCATAACCGGCGCTATAGACGTGCTTGTAGAGGCCGCTGCGGGTGATGTCGGCGGCGTTGTCGAAGTCGTCGAGCAATTCCTCCTGGGTGACGTGCAGCACCTCCAGCTTGATGTTCTCCCGAAAGTCGGTGCGATCGACCAGCAGTTTCAGGCCGCGCCAGGCCGACTCCAGTTGCTGGAACCGCGGTTGATGCAGGATCACGTCCATCTGCCGGCCGAGGACACGGTCGATCTCGCCGATCATCTGGTCCACCCGTTGCTTGTTGACCGGCTGCTGGTGATCGCCGCTTTGCAGGATACGGCTGATAAAGGCCGCCACACCCTGGCGGGCAATGGCATAACCTTCCTGGGCGGGGCGCAATGTGGTGTTGGCCAGCAACTGGTCGAGCAGTGACGGGGAATTATCGTTGGCCTGGGCCAATTCGGCAGCGTTTTCCATTTGCATGAAGTGAAACTCCGTTGGAAAGACAAGTTGTACAGGGACGATTTCTCAGTTCCCGGGTGTGTCGAGTGCCAGTTGAAGTTCGTTGGTCAGTTGTTCGCGTGCTGTTTCGTCGCAAAGCAAGGTTTGCAGATGTTTACGAAAGGCCGGGACATTACCCATGGGCCCTTTTAATGCGACCAGCGCTTCGCGAAGTTCAAGCAGGGCGTTCAATTGTGGGATTTGGCGTGCAATTGAATCGGGGCCGAAGTCGTTGATCGAACTGAATTGCAGGTTGACCGTCAAGTCACTGTCCGCATCGCCGCCCAGCATCGAAGGCACTGCCATCTCCAGATTGACGTCGGCCATGGCCAGTACCTCGTTGAAGGTGTCCTTGTCGATGCGCACGGGCTGCCGATCCTCCAGGGCAGTGGCGTCGTTGCGCCCCTTGAAGTCCCCGGTTATCAATAACTTGAGTGGTAGTTCCACCTCCGCCTGCTGCCCTCCGGTGGCAGGAACGTACCTGATGTTGATACGTTCTTTGGGGGCGACGGAACCGTGAAAATTTGACATGGGAAAAGCCCTTTTTGGCAGGTGTATTCATTAAGGCGTGTTAATCCTATTTCTGTCATGTCGGACTTTTCCTAGATTGGTGTACGCATTTTTGTCGTTTTGGTTTTCATTTGATTTTGGGACATTTCGCTCGCTTGCTTTCTCTTTTTCTGAAGTCCGCTTCTGTTATTTGTATTTCACGACTGTTTTCGTGTTTTTTCTCTTGATTATTTATCTGTCTCTGGGCGAATTTTAATGCTTGGGTTTTATCTGGATGTCGGCCGAAGTTTAAAGTCTGAGGCTTCGTGTCTTGTCGAGTTGAAGTATCGGTCTGTCAGGCACTCGCCTGGCGAGAACATCAGGAGGGCGTTCATGCGCACTGGCGGACAAGGATGGCCATGGGGAATGTTGCTGGTATTGGCCGTTGCCGAGGTACAGGCCATGCCGGTGAGCCAGGACTGCCCCGCGATCGTCTCGTCGCTCAAGCGTCTTGAATGTTTCGATCGGGCGGCGGGTACTCCGGCGCGGTTGCTACCGGTGCCGCCAGTTGCCTCCGGGCCGGTTCCGGCCATTGTCGAACTGGCACGGCAGAACGAGACCGGCCGTCAGCCCGGGGATGGGCGTTTCCTCATCTCCAGCCAGCCCGAGCCCACCCACCCGCACCGCTTGCAGGTGGTGGCGTCGGCACCGGCCCTGGGCGTGGGGTTGCTCCGGCCACTGTTGGTCATCAGTTGCGAAGCGCAGATCACCCGTTTGCAACTGGTGCTGGAGCAGGCACCAAAGCCCAACACGATCCGTATCCAGTTGTTCAACGATGAACGACCGGTTGCCCCGGCCCATGCCTGGCGGGTGCTGGATTCGGGGCTGGTGGTGGACGCCGGGCGTGGTTTGCCGGCCATCGCCCTGTTGCGCCAGATGGGCGGTGGCCAGCGTTTGCGATTGGCCAGCGACTACCCCGCACTGGATGGCCTGTTGTTCGACGCCGAGGGCCTGGGCGAACTGATCGAGCAGGAGCGCCAGGCATGTCGCTGGTAATCGAGGGGCCGCCACAAGGCGTGCAGGCGCTGCTGCTGCCGATCGATCCACGACAGCCTGCCGGTCACTTCGACAGTGAGGACGAAACCTACCAGGCCATCGACCTGGAGATGGTCAAGCTCGGTGGCCTGCACGAGGCGGGGATCGACTGGGCGTATGTCGATAGCGCGTCCTGCCTCTACCTCGGCACCCAGTGCAAACACTTCCGGGTCGTCGGGCACCTCCAGGCGGTGTGGTTGCGCACCCGCCAGTGGACGCATTGGGTCGACGCGTTGCACCTGCTGGCCGGCATGGTCGGTCAGTTCTGGAGCAGCGCCCATCCGAAGCCGGGGCCGACCGGCTACCCGAACAAGCGCAAACAGGTACAGCGCTGGCTGGAAAACCTGCAGCAGGCGCTGCCGCTCCTGGAACGCAGCAGCTTTTGCGAGATGCACCAGGCCAGCGCCCAGCAGGCTCTGGAGGCCCTGGCGCAGGCAGCCGGCGACGCGAAGCTGGAACAGGAGGCGATCCAGTCGCTGCAACAAAAACTGGAGCGCCAAGACGCGCAGGCGGCAGTGCCCGTGATCGAGCGCGTAGGCCCTGCGGCAGGGGCGGGCCTTTTCTCAAGCGTGCAGATCCTGCCACCGGCCAGGGAGCGCGAGCAGCGGCGTGCCTTGCTGGACATGGCCGAGCAGATCAATCGGCAAGACCCCTATGACCCGGCCGGCTATCAACTGCGCCGCTTCGGCCTATGGGCGCACCTGAGTACGGCGCCGGCGGTCACCCGTGAAGGGCGGACCGAACTGACGGTGGTTCCCCGCGACATCGTCGAAGCCTACCAGCAGGCGCTGGCTGCCAACGCCCTGGAACCTGCCCTGCTGTTGCGCATAGAACGAAGCGTTTCGGCATCGCCCTATTGGCTGCGTGGCAGCTACCTGGCCGCCACTGTCGCCTCGCGCCTGGCGATGGAGGGGGTGGCCGCGGCGATCCGCCAGAGCTGCGAGCGTTTCGTCTGTCGGTTGCCGGTGTTGACCCAGTTGTGCTTCAGCGACGGCACCGCGTTTGTCGATGCGCAGACCCAGGCGTGGATCAGCGGTGGCGACCAAGCCACTGCCAGCGACCAGACGGCTCGGGAATTGTCCGGGCTGCGCGACGAGTTGCACGACCAGCTCGCTCGCGAAGGGATCGAGGTGGTGCTGATGCGCCTGCAGCAGTTGCACAGCACTAGCGACGACCCGCGCCAACGCAACTACGCCACGGTGATTGCCGCCGACCTGCTGGCCTCGCGCGGGCTGTCGTGGCTGGCCGGCGATCTCTACGCCAGCGTCGCCCGACAGATGCGCGAGCTCACCGCCCAGGCGTGGGAGCCGGCGTTGTATCGCAAGGTCACGAACCTTGATAACGGCAACAGGGAGGATTAACCGACATGCCTCGCCAGAGCGATTTGCGCTTCACTTTTGAACCCCTGCAAGGCGATGCCTTCGACGTGGTCTCCTTCACCCTGGACGAAGGCTTGTCCAAGCCGTTCAAGCTCCAGCTGGAGCTGGCCAGCGGCGATCCGGCGGTCGACTTCAACCGCCTGTTGGACCTGCCCGCGGTGTTCACCCTGTGGCGTGGCCAGACGCCGATCCGCCATGTCCACGGCCTGGTCAGCCGCTTGAGCCAGGGCGACACCGGCTTTCGCCGTACCCGCTACGAGGTCGAGCTCGAACCGCTGCTGGCGCGTGCCACGTTGAGTTCCAACTGGCGGATCTTCCAGCACAAGAGCGTGCCCGAAATCATCACCACGGTGCTCAAGGGGCTGCACCTGACCGATGTGCAACTGTTCCTGCGCTTTCCCCATCAGCCCCGCGAGTACTGCGTCCAGGCCGGGGAAACGGACTTCGACTTCATTGCCCGCCTCGCCGCCGAGGAGGGCCTGCTCTACACCTTCGAACATCGCCGCGACGGGCACCTGCTGTTCATCACCGATGATGTCACCGGCGTGGGCGCTATCGAGGGCGGGTCGGTCAACTATCAGCCCATGGCCGGTGGCGACGCCCACGAACCGGCCCTGCGCCGCTTTCACTACAGCGAGCAGGTGCGCACCGCCCGCCAGGTGCAACGCGACTACAGCTTCACCCACCCGCGCTACAACCAGCAGCACACCGCCGATGGCGGCCCGGCGCTGAAAAACCAGCACAAGGACTACGAACGCTACGACTACCCCGGCCGCTACAAGCGCGATGCGGCTGGCAAACCCTTCACCCGGACCCGGCTGGCTGCCCTGCGCAGCGATGCGATCGGGGCCTGCCTGGTCGGCGACGATGCACGCCTGCAGCCGGGCATGACCTTTGATCTGCAAGAGCACCCACGGGCTGACCTCAACGATCGCTGGCGCAGCGTTCATCTGAAACACACTGGCAAACAGCACAGCAGCCTGCTGGAGGAAGCCTTCGGCAGCGACAGCGGCACTTCCTATGAGCTGGAGGGCACGGCCATACGCTGGAACGCCGAGTGGAAGGCCCCGCTGCACGCCAAGCCGCGCATCGACGGCCCGCAGGTCGCCACCGTGGTCGGACCGCCCGGCGAAGAGATCTATTGCGACGAGTGGGGACGGGTCAAGGTCTGCTTCCCCTGGGATCGCCGCGACCGCCAGGACGAATACAGCTCCTGCTGGATCCGGGTCGCCCAGGGTTGGGCCGGCACCCTGTGGGGCGCGATGGCGGTGCCGCGGGTCGGCCAGGAACTGATCATCAGCTACCTGGACGGCGACCCCGACCAGCCGATCGCCACCGGGCGCACCTACCGCGCCACGCACCTGCCGCCCTACGAACTGCCCCGGCACAAGACGCGGATGACCATCAAGAGCCGGACCCACAAGGGCCAGGGTTTCAACGAACTGCGTTTCGAGGACGAGAAGGGCCAGGAGGAACTGTACCTGCATGCCGAGCGCGACCAGAACACCGAGGTCGGCCACGACCAGGGCCTCCAGGTCGGCCATGACCGAAGGCAGCGGGTCGGGCATGACGAGTACATCGAGACCGGCAACGACCGCCACCTGGCGATCCACGGCAACAGTCATTCGCAGGTCGACGGCGAACAGCAACACCGGGTGAAGGGCACGCGCACCACCGTGGTTGAAACCGATGACCACCTGGAGGTGGGCGGTAGCCGGAGCTTGAAGGTGTCGGGCCGTTTCGGCCTGGACAGCGGCCGGCAGATTCACCTGCAGGCGGGCGATGAGATCGTTCTCGATGCAGGGGTCAGCCTGACCCTGCAGGCCGGCGGCCACTGCCTGCGGCTGGATCCGGCCGGGATTCATTCCAGCGTGGCGCTGGACCTGGGGGCGGCGCCGAGCGTGCTTGCTTCCCTGGCTGCCGTCGAGGTCGCCATTCCCCTGACTTTCTTGCGTCAAGTGTCGCGAGAAGGCGCCTTGTTAATCAATTCCTGTGAGTTCGATACCCATGGAAACTGCAAGTTGCACCCTCATCACTAGGCGCCTGCCAGGGCTGAACTGCCCTGACCTCATGCCCCAGGATCTGGCTCTCGATGATCAGTATCTACTGCTGGACCTGATTCAGGATGAGTCGTTGTCGGTATTGCTTCACAGCGATCGCCTGTTGACGGGGTGGGCCGTCGAACCCCTGTTCAGCGGTACCGCGTACCGGCAAATGAGAGCCGTCGGCCCTCATCTGGTTGCGCTGCCACAAGACAGCGCGAGCCTGGCGAATATTTTGCCGCGTCTTGTAAACGAGCCCCTGGGTATCGTCTTTCAGCCTCGGGAAGGGATGGCCTGGGAGTCCCTTGTCGAGCACTGCCGTCAGCACCTGTGGGCTGAAGCTCCAGACGGTCGTCGCGCACTGTGCCGCTGGTACGATCCCAGAGGATTGAGGGCGTTGTTGATGGGGTTGTCCCCCACACAACGCGAGGCGCTGACCGCTCCCTTTGCCTCGTTGACCTGGCACTCGGGGCATGGCTGGTATCAGTGGTCCCGGCCTGGCACTCCACTGTCGGGACATGAGCCGCCAGTGACATGGGCACTGGACCACGATGTGCTTGAGCGGGTGGCACAAGAGCGGCAGTGGGATCAGGTATTGGTTCTGGTTGAGCGCTATGCCGGGCACCTCCCGGTGCCGCTCGACAAGGCTGTCGCGAAAGTCTTCGATCTGCTCTCGGCGGCTCGCCGGTTCGGTTATGTCACTGCAAGCCAGCAGGAGCGTTGGCTACGCCAGTACCTGCGCCTGGGCGAGTTCTGGCTCGTGTCCGAGACCGAGGCATGGCTCACGACGGATGTCCCCTTGGAACAGAGATTGTGCCGGCTGGAGGCACAGCCATTACCTGGAGTAAAACCATGACCGCTTCCGAACTCCTTGACCTGCCGCCGCCTTTGTTCGCGGATAGCACCTACAGCTGCAACCCGGTCAGCACGCCGCCCTGCCAGGAGCCCCGGGTGGACGCCGTGCACA of the Pseudomonas vanderleydeniana genome contains:
- the tssF gene encoding type VI secretion system baseplate subunit TssF — protein: MDLKERFREELIYLRELGREFAEDNPQLARFLGEQANDPDVERLLEGFAFLTARLRMKIDDDLPELTHSLLQMLWPNYLRPLPSTTIVRFTPLLETISQQQVLPKGTRLFTQPLKGVSCEFRTCTEINLYPLAVLEVSDAHSREASTLRVDLAVLTKQPLDQLGCDRLEFYLGGDEATAQTLYLWIARYLKKLTLHVADQQYEMNPQDVGFPGFTAEEALLPYPRNAFDGYRILQEYFVFPQRFHFFSLERLSRIWPDLCTTQFRIEFQFSRPMPPNTRLRTSDLHLFCTPAVNLFQHHAEPITLDGKSLEYRVRPSGGRAEAYEIFSIDQVLGNPPCERQGSDDSVRVYRPFESFQHEVEQAQGRPALYFRSHIEASHGRAGLQHRIAFMRDDERLHVGKMETASIDLTCSNGDLPQLLGVGDLSLSNEDTPSFATYTNLTAPTRTYRPILDSSLHWTLISNLSLNYLSLLSAEPLKAVIRAYDFAALHDLQQARATRKRLDGIGEATTIPVDWLMKGLPVRGMHTRLKLDQQAFLCEGELYLFASVLSRFFALYASINSFHRLEVINTTNNEHYEWPLLSGRQPVI
- the tssE gene encoding type VI secretion system baseplate subunit TssE, coding for MVGLSLFERLESGPRHEGEQPYGQCISAIKRHLEQLFNVRRGSAQSNPELGLRDLNEAAPEGGDLARAISDDIRRSIEAFEPRVQVVAVRFQPDREQPLVLNFQLDCQVCLGPGRVGPLQIGVTLDNRDRYTRVT
- the tssC gene encoding type VI secretion system contractile sheath large subunit, with product MQMENAAELAQANDNSPSLLDQLLANTTLRPAQEGYAIARQGVAAFISRILQSGDHQQPVNKQRVDQMIGEIDRVLGRQMDVILHQPRFQQLESAWRGLKLLVDRTDFRENIKLEVLHVTQEELLDDFDNAADITRSGLYKHVYSAGYGQFGGEPIAAMIGNYTFGPSSPDIRLLGYVASVGAMAHAPFVMAAGPEFFNIKSFQELPGLKEINDIFEGPGHTKWRALREQEDAKYLAATLPRFLLRAPYHDIENPVRSFSYDETIEGQHDNYLWGNTAFLMASRITDSFARYRWCPNIIGPQSGGAVDDLPVHLYESLGQLQAKIPTEALISDRKEYELAEAGFIPLTLRKNSDNAAFFSANSVQKPKLFPRTAEGQEAQTNYRLGTQLPYLFIVSRLAHYIKVLQREQIGSWKERQDLERELGKWLKQYIADQDNPSTDVRSRRPLRSARIEVQEVAGNPGWYQVALAVRPHFKYMGANFEISLVGRLDAQ
- the tssB gene encoding type VI secretion system contractile sheath small subunit, whose protein sequence is MSNFHGSVAPKERINIRYVPATGGQQAEVELPLKLLITGDFKGRNDATALEDRQPVRIDKDTFNEVLAMADVNLEMAVPSMLGGDADSDLTVNLQFSSINDFGPDSIARQIPQLNALLELREALVALKGPMGNVPAFRKHLQTLLCDETAREQLTNELQLALDTPGN
- the vasI gene encoding type VI secretion system-associated protein VasI, translated to MLLVLAVAEVQAMPVSQDCPAIVSSLKRLECFDRAAGTPARLLPVPPVASGPVPAIVELARQNETGRQPGDGRFLISSQPEPTHPHRLQVVASAPALGVGLLRPLLVISCEAQITRLQLVLEQAPKPNTIRIQLFNDERPVAPAHAWRVLDSGLVVDAGRGLPAIALLRQMGGGQRLRLASDYPALDGLLFDAEGLGELIEQERQACRW